One Methylomonas sp. LL1 DNA window includes the following coding sequences:
- a CDS encoding 5'-nucleotidase produces MQQNQKLVVAISSRALFNLDESHAIFETQGKEAFCRYQIEHENEVLQPGFGFQLVKKFLDINQAFPAQPLVEIILLSQNSADTGLRIFNSINHYGLAISRAAFTSGVSPYEYIPAFGAHLFLSANGEDVKKALAAGYAAATIVSGSGSNASNQLRIAFDGDSVLFSDQSERIYQQQGLAAFAANERDQAHKPLSDGPLKEFLSALHRIQNHFEPEVSPIRTALVTARAAPAHERVVRTLRAWEIRIDEALFLGGMPKGAFLKAFGADIFFDDQKGHCESAEMHQVASAHVPHGITNQS; encoded by the coding sequence ATGCAGCAGAATCAGAAATTGGTGGTTGCGATCTCTTCCAGGGCCTTGTTTAATCTGGATGAATCGCATGCGATATTCGAAACTCAAGGCAAGGAAGCGTTCTGCCGTTATCAAATCGAACACGAAAACGAAGTTCTGCAACCGGGCTTTGGATTCCAGTTGGTGAAAAAGTTTCTCGATATCAACCAGGCCTTTCCGGCTCAACCGTTGGTGGAAATCATCCTGTTGTCGCAAAACAGCGCCGACACCGGGTTGCGGATCTTCAATTCGATCAACCACTACGGTTTGGCGATTAGCCGGGCGGCGTTTACCAGCGGGGTATCGCCTTATGAGTATATTCCGGCCTTCGGGGCTCATCTTTTCTTGTCCGCCAACGGCGAGGATGTCAAAAAAGCGCTGGCGGCCGGCTATGCCGCCGCAACCATCGTCTCGGGTTCGGGCAGCAATGCTTCGAATCAACTACGGATTGCCTTCGATGGCGATTCCGTGCTGTTTTCCGACCAGTCCGAGCGCATCTATCAACAGCAGGGGCTGGCCGCATTTGCCGCCAATGAGCGAGATCAAGCACACAAGCCCTTGTCCGACGGGCCGTTGAAAGAGTTTTTGAGTGCTTTGCATCGGATTCAGAACCATTTCGAGCCGGAGGTTTCTCCGATTCGCACGGCTTTGGTGACGGCGCGGGCGGCACCGGCGCATGAGCGGGTGGTGCGGACCTTGAGAGCCTGGGAAATTCGTATCGATGAAGCCTTGTTCTTGGGCGGCATGCCGAAGGGTGCGTTTCTAAAGGCGTTTGGCGCGGATATTTTCTTCGACGATCAAAAAGGTCATTGCGAGTCGGCCGAAATGCATCAAGTCGCTTCGGCCCATGTACCGCATGGGATTACGAATCAAAGCTGA
- the lnt gene encoding apolipoprotein N-acyltransferase, with the protein MQWKWEMVAPLFGVMLTLAFAPYDYGYAALVALVFFYSACLNRPVKRAALIGYLFGLGLFGSGIWWVYISIHDFGGADPVSSGFLTLLLVALWALFPALTAALSAKVFGMAGAWFRVLALALLWVAVEYFRGYWLLNGFPWLQIAYSQLDTPLAGYAAVSGVYGVGFLLSASAAALVEIGRGKLPPWPGLIFPGLIWGCGWILMGVQWTQAVGEPINITLVQGNIQQNLKWLPNQKLNTLTLYQQLTNRHWDSDVIIWPETSIPVFWSEVKDFYLEPLAATAREKGVDLVVSLPVEGSGGEYYNSVMTLGRTQALYHKNHLLPFGEYLPLQPLSGWVLDRLQIPLGNFAAGGDRQPLLQAGGHAFVTTICYEDAFGELVIRQVEKAAYLVNVTNDAWFGDTSQPHQHMQMARMRALETGRYLLRATNTGLTGFVLPNGKIAKQAPLYTTTTVTDSIIPMAGMTPYAQLGDQLLFAGMSLLVLAVLGISRYSSRNQGLRRKILTAARASHLV; encoded by the coding sequence ATGCAATGGAAATGGGAAATGGTAGCGCCGTTGTTTGGCGTTATGCTGACACTGGCATTTGCGCCTTACGATTATGGTTACGCCGCATTAGTGGCGCTGGTATTTTTTTATTCGGCCTGTCTGAATCGGCCAGTTAAACGAGCCGCCCTGATCGGCTATCTTTTCGGTTTGGGTTTATTCGGCTCAGGTATCTGGTGGGTCTACATCAGTATCCATGATTTCGGCGGGGCCGATCCTGTCAGTTCAGGTTTCTTGACGTTGTTGCTGGTGGCTTTATGGGCGCTATTTCCGGCGTTGACGGCGGCGTTGTCGGCAAAAGTGTTCGGCATGGCGGGTGCCTGGTTCAGGGTCTTGGCGCTGGCCTTACTTTGGGTGGCCGTGGAATATTTTCGCGGCTACTGGTTGTTAAACGGATTTCCCTGGTTGCAAATCGCTTATAGCCAGTTGGATACGCCGCTAGCCGGCTATGCGGCCGTCAGTGGTGTCTATGGTGTCGGATTTTTGTTGTCGGCTTCGGCCGCCGCGTTGGTTGAAATAGGGCGCGGCAAGTTGCCGCCATGGCCGGGCTTGATATTCCCCGGCTTGATTTGGGGCTGCGGCTGGATTTTGATGGGCGTGCAATGGACCCAGGCGGTTGGCGAGCCGATTAACATCACATTGGTGCAAGGCAATATCCAGCAAAATCTAAAATGGCTGCCTAATCAAAAGTTGAATACCTTGACGCTGTATCAACAACTGACTAATCGGCATTGGGACTCCGATGTGATTATCTGGCCGGAAACCTCGATTCCGGTCTTTTGGTCGGAAGTGAAGGATTTTTATCTGGAGCCATTGGCGGCGACGGCGCGAGAAAAGGGTGTGGATTTGGTGGTCAGTCTGCCGGTCGAAGGTTCTGGCGGGGAATATTACAACAGCGTGATGACTCTGGGCCGGACCCAAGCCTTGTATCACAAAAATCATTTATTGCCATTCGGCGAATATCTGCCGTTGCAGCCCCTGTCGGGTTGGGTCTTGGACCGATTGCAAATTCCGCTGGGCAATTTTGCCGCGGGTGGCGACAGACAGCCGCTGTTGCAAGCCGGCGGCCATGCCTTTGTCACCACTATTTGCTATGAAGACGCGTTTGGCGAATTGGTCATTCGGCAGGTGGAAAAGGCCGCTTATCTGGTCAATGTCACCAACGATGCCTGGTTCGGCGACACCTCGCAGCCTCATCAACATATGCAAATGGCCCGGATGCGCGCACTGGAAACCGGGCGCTATTTGCTGCGCGCTACCAACACCGGTCTGACCGGATTCGTGCTGCCCAACGGCAAGATCGCTAAACAAGCGCCGCTATACACGACAACCACCGTGACCGACAGCATCATCCCGATGGCCGGCATGACACCTTATGCTCAATTGGGCGACCAGCTTTTGTTCGCCGGCATGAGTTTGTTGGTGTTGGCCGTGCTTGGGATTAGCCGCTATTCGAGCCGGAATCAAGGTTTAAGGCGCAAGATTTTAACCGCCGCTCGAGCTAGCCACTTGGTTTAG
- a CDS encoding SagB/ThcOx family dehydrogenase, producing MTTDPNAVIQYHNRSKHQLNAYAKGPESLDWDDQPNPFRRFSGCETVKLPTPGTELDCLFADLDKPERIAPRPLTLANLGLLLELSFGLSAWKQFGPDRWALRCNPSSGNLHPTEAYLLCTDSALLQPGVYHYVSRDHLLERRCRFDAGDLQSELYIGLSSIHWREAWKYGERAFRYCQHDIGHALAALSYAAACLGWSLELCGEAGDSQIAGWLGLDRVGDFVASEHEAADLFCRLHIGHQAVSGLDFEQLSQILQSAEWFGTADKLSGRHFYRWPIIEEVSQQAQKPVTAAERWQAPVSELPIPSHNGAASSLIRQRRSAQHFNGKAEPLPLADFQRMLLALLPSAKPPFSAWNWPAQVHIVLFVHRVAEMEPGLYLLPREAGDIEELRQAFSAEFVWQKAEAPFEFYQLTPGNVRQAAKTLSCHQPIASDSAFSLGMLARFASNVEAEAWRYRRLFWECGLIGQILYLEAEAAGVRGTGIGCFFDDAVHGVLGLKDNAWQSLYHFTVGEALNDNRLQTFPAYVHLTD from the coding sequence ATGACCACTGACCCCAACGCAGTCATTCAATATCACAACCGCAGCAAACACCAACTCAACGCTTACGCCAAGGGTCCGGAATCCCTGGATTGGGACGACCAACCCAACCCGTTTCGGCGTTTCAGCGGCTGCGAGACGGTGAAACTGCCGACACCCGGCACCGAACTGGATTGTCTGTTCGCCGATTTGGACAAACCCGAGCGGATTGCCCCACGGCCGTTGACGTTGGCGAATCTGGGCCTGCTGCTGGAATTGTCGTTCGGCTTGTCGGCTTGGAAACAATTCGGCCCGGACCGTTGGGCCTTGCGCTGCAATCCGTCCAGCGGCAACCTGCATCCGACCGAGGCTTATCTGCTTTGCACCGATTCAGCCCTACTCCAGCCCGGTGTCTATCATTACGTCAGCCGCGACCATCTATTGGAACGCCGCTGCCGCTTCGATGCCGGCGATTTGCAATCCGAGTTGTACATAGGCCTGTCATCGATACACTGGCGCGAAGCCTGGAAATACGGCGAACGTGCGTTCCGTTATTGCCAACACGACATCGGCCACGCCCTGGCCGCCTTGAGTTACGCCGCCGCCTGTCTGGGCTGGTCGTTGGAATTGTGCGGCGAAGCCGGCGATAGCCAGATCGCCGGCTGGCTGGGGCTGGATCGAGTAGGCGACTTTGTCGCTAGTGAGCATGAAGCGGCCGATCTGTTCTGCCGACTGCATATTGGCCACCAAGCCGTATCGGGCTTGGATTTCGAGCAATTGTCGCAAATCCTACAATCGGCCGAATGGTTCGGCACGGCCGACAAACTGAGCGGCCGGCATTTTTACCGTTGGCCCATCATCGAGGAAGTCTCGCAACAGGCGCAAAAACCGGTCACCGCGGCCGAACGTTGGCAAGCCCCGGTTTCGGAACTACCGATACCCAGCCATAACGGCGCCGCCAGTAGTCTGATACGCCAACGCCGTAGCGCCCAGCATTTCAACGGCAAGGCCGAACCGTTGCCGCTGGCGGATTTTCAACGCATGCTACTGGCACTGCTGCCCAGCGCGAAACCGCCGTTCAGCGCCTGGAACTGGCCGGCTCAAGTGCATATAGTGCTATTCGTGCACCGGGTGGCCGAAATGGAGCCGGGGCTATATCTGCTGCCACGGGAGGCCGGCGATATAGAGGAACTGAGGCAGGCCTTTTCCGCCGAGTTCGTCTGGCAAAAAGCCGAAGCGCCATTCGAGTTTTATCAACTGACTCCCGGCAATGTGCGCCAAGCCGCCAAAACCCTATCCTGCCATCAACCGATTGCCAGCGACAGCGCTTTCAGCCTGGGCATGCTGGCCCGCTTCGCCAGCAATGTTGAAGCCGAAGCCTGGCGCTACCGGCGCTTGTTCTGGGAATGCGGCCTGATCGGACAGATTTTATATCTGGAAGCCGAGGCGGCCGGCGTCAGGGGCACAGGCATCGGTTGCTTCTTCGACGACGCAGTGCATGGGGTTTTGGGATTAAAGGATAATGCTTGGCAGAGTTTGTATCACTTCACGGTGGGCGAAGCGCTGAATGACAATCGCCTGCAAACCTTTCCGGCTTATGTCCATTTGACGGACTAA
- a CDS encoding nitrogen fixation protein NifZ: MNIEDLDLGDVVYAAHTIVDDGSMPESEEGEVLAEEGTRGVIVMKGYVEEDPGRSVFLVRFEDKELNLGRPIGCWIEDLMAPEMTA; encoded by the coding sequence ATGAACATAGAAGACTTGGATTTAGGCGATGTGGTTTATGCCGCGCACACCATCGTCGATGACGGCAGCATGCCCGAAAGCGAGGAAGGCGAGGTTCTGGCCGAGGAAGGCACTCGCGGCGTGATCGTGATGAAAGGCTATGTGGAAGAAGATCCAGGCCGTAGCGTGTTTCTGGTACGGTTCGAAGACAAGGAATTGAATCTGGGGCGGCCGATCGGCTGCTGGATCGAGGATTTGATGGCGCCGGAAATGACTGCCTAA
- a CDS encoding HesB/IscA family protein has product MITLTESAIQAVGRFISSSDKPTGGLRIEVTDGGCSGLSYGMKLEAKENPDDSVIDCGAVKVFVDPLSLPKLDGMSIDFVDSLEGSGFKFTNPNAVKSCACGSSFTTGESGGTPKTCS; this is encoded by the coding sequence ATGATTACATTAACCGAAAGCGCCATTCAGGCCGTGGGCCGTTTTATCAGTAGTTCCGACAAGCCGACCGGCGGGTTGCGCATCGAAGTGACCGATGGCGGTTGTTCCGGCTTGTCTTATGGAATGAAGTTGGAAGCGAAAGAAAATCCGGATGACAGCGTGATCGATTGCGGCGCGGTCAAAGTGTTTGTCGATCCGCTCAGTCTGCCCAAGCTGGACGGTATGTCCATCGATTTTGTCGATAGCCTGGAGGGCTCGGGCTTTAAATTTACCAATCCCAACGCGGTTAAAAGCTGTGCCTGCGGATCATCATTTACCACCGGCGAGAGCGGCGGCACCCCAAAAACCTGTTCTTAA
- the nifU gene encoding Fe-S cluster assembly protein NifU codes for MWDYSDKVKDHFFNPKNAGAVEGANAIGEVGSISCGDALRLTLKVNEESEVIEDAGFQTFGCGSAIASSSVLTEIIKGMTLDDALKVTNQDIAAELDGLPPEKMHCSVMGREALQAAVANYRGEEWKDDHEEGALVCKCFAIDAVMIEEMVWANKLRTVEDVTNFTKAGGGCAACHEDIEAILEKVLKERGESFDPSAAPIEKVEAKAEKKPLTNLQRIKKIEEVLTALRPQLMADGGDVELVEVIGNTAYVNMTGACNGCQMAAMTIAGIQQRLMEVLGEFIKVVPASQMPSSELVNIKEAGHA; via the coding sequence ATGTGGGATTATTCAGATAAAGTTAAAGATCATTTTTTCAACCCGAAAAACGCCGGTGCGGTGGAAGGGGCCAATGCGATTGGCGAAGTGGGTTCCATCAGTTGTGGCGACGCCCTGAGGCTGACCCTGAAGGTGAATGAAGAATCGGAAGTCATCGAAGATGCCGGTTTCCAAACTTTCGGTTGCGGTTCGGCGATTGCATCGTCATCGGTATTAACCGAAATCATCAAAGGCATGACGCTGGACGACGCCTTGAAAGTCACCAACCAGGACATCGCCGCCGAATTGGATGGCCTGCCGCCGGAAAAAATGCACTGTTCGGTCATGGGCCGCGAAGCGCTGCAAGCCGCCGTCGCCAACTATCGGGGCGAGGAATGGAAAGACGATCACGAAGAAGGCGCCTTGGTGTGCAAATGTTTTGCCATCGACGCGGTGATGATCGAGGAAATGGTTTGGGCCAACAAACTACGCACGGTCGAGGACGTCACCAACTTTACCAAGGCCGGCGGTGGTTGCGCGGCTTGCCACGAAGACATCGAAGCTATTTTGGAAAAAGTCTTGAAGGAACGCGGCGAAAGCTTCGATCCGAGTGCGGCGCCGATCGAGAAAGTCGAGGCCAAGGCCGAGAAAAAACCGCTGACCAATCTGCAACGCATCAAGAAAATCGAGGAAGTGCTGACCGCATTGCGGCCGCAATTGATGGCCGACGGCGGTGACGTCGAGTTGGTGGAAGTGATCGGTAATACCGCCTATGTCAACATGACCGGCGCTTGCAACGGTTGCCAAATGGCGGCAATGACTATCGCCGGCATTCAACAGCGCCTGATGGAAGTATTGGGCGAATTCATCAAAGTGGTGCCGGCTTCGCAAATGCCCAGCAGCGAATTGGTGAACATCAAGGAGGCCGGTCATGCCTGA
- the nifS gene encoding cysteine desulfurase NifS encodes MPDIYLDNNATTKVDRAVVDAMIPYFTEQFGNPSSIHRFADGVAKAIKKARGQVQELLGAEHDSEIIFTSCGTESDSTAILSAIKAQPNRKEIITTAVEHPAILSLCDYLEKEGYTIHRMPVDKCGRLNLEAYKNLLSDQVAIVSVMWANNETGTIFPVEQMADMANAAGVMFHTDAVQAVGKIPMMLQDTKIDMLSLSGHKLHAPKGIGVLYLRRGTRYRPLLRGGHQERGRRAGTENTASIVGLGVACELAMQHMEFENNQVKAMRDRLERGIVEQIPHCFITGDMNNRLPNTTDIAFEYIEGEAILMLLNKAGIAASSGSACTSGSLEPSHVMRAMDIPYTAAHGTIRFSFSRYNSMHEVDEVLKVMPDIAAALRKLSPYWDSSINAPVANPEQAFQPTYA; translated from the coding sequence ATGCCTGATATTTATCTGGATAACAACGCCACCACCAAGGTGGACCGGGCGGTGGTCGATGCGATGATCCCGTATTTTACCGAACAATTCGGCAATCCGTCCTCAATCCACCGTTTCGCCGACGGCGTGGCCAAGGCGATCAAGAAGGCTAGAGGCCAGGTGCAGGAATTGTTGGGCGCCGAACACGATTCGGAGATCATCTTTACCTCTTGCGGCACCGAGTCGGATTCGACCGCGATTTTATCGGCGATCAAAGCCCAGCCCAACCGCAAGGAAATCATCACCACGGCGGTCGAGCATCCGGCGATTTTGAGCCTGTGCGATTATCTGGAAAAGGAAGGCTATACCATACACCGGATGCCGGTGGATAAGTGCGGCCGCCTGAATCTGGAGGCCTACAAAAATCTGTTGTCGGATCAAGTCGCCATCGTCTCGGTGATGTGGGCCAACAACGAAACCGGCACCATTTTTCCAGTCGAGCAAATGGCCGATATGGCCAATGCCGCCGGCGTGATGTTCCATACCGATGCGGTGCAGGCGGTCGGCAAAATTCCGATGATGTTGCAGGATACCAAGATCGATATGTTATCTCTGTCAGGACATAAGCTGCATGCGCCCAAAGGCATAGGCGTGTTGTACTTGCGCCGCGGTACCCGCTATCGGCCGTTGTTGCGTGGCGGACATCAGGAGCGCGGCCGCCGGGCCGGCACCGAGAACACCGCGTCCATCGTCGGCTTGGGCGTGGCCTGCGAACTGGCGATGCAGCACATGGAGTTCGAGAACAACCAAGTCAAGGCCATGCGCGACCGGTTGGAACGCGGCATCGTCGAGCAAATCCCGCATTGTTTTATTACCGGCGATATGAACAACCGTTTGCCGAATACCACCGATATTGCTTTTGAATACATCGAGGGCGAGGCGATTTTGATGCTGCTGAACAAGGCCGGCATCGCGGCCTCCAGCGGATCGGCTTGTACTTCGGGTTCGCTGGAACCGTCGCATGTGATGCGGGCGATGGACATTCCGTACACCGCCGCTCACGGCACCATCCGTTTCTCGTTTTCGCGTTACAACAGCATGCACGAAGTCGATGAAGTGTTGAAGGTGATGCCGGATATTGCCGCCGCCTTACGGAAGTTGTCACCCTACTGGGATAGCAGTATCAACGCCCCGGTTGCCAATCCCGAACAGGCGTTTCAACCGACTTACGCCTAA
- a CDS encoding YciC family protein, whose product MRLLASEPVSIAKVLDTSIKLYAAGFNKQIGILSILAVLYIAMALLTVQLQPDPATITDVATEFPIGHLPLLGFIAVFSILSFVLYAALIYRVDNVANGRQDSFMEAISVGFGKFPAMFLALILYVLAVMLGTLLLIIPGLILMLSLAFYLYFIVIDSYGGYSALRASHSLVWGHWWRTMAIFTVPMAIWMAVLFTLGFLLALLVPGNPVLMQVLMNVLSVFFTPYFFTLGYVLFNDLKLRKSGSDLASRLAR is encoded by the coding sequence ATGCGACTTCTAGCATCAGAACCCGTCAGTATTGCAAAAGTGTTGGATACCAGTATTAAGCTGTACGCGGCCGGCTTTAACAAGCAAATCGGCATTCTTTCAATTTTGGCCGTGCTTTATATCGCGATGGCATTGCTAACCGTGCAATTGCAACCCGATCCGGCCACCATCACCGACGTGGCGACTGAATTTCCAATCGGGCATCTTCCGTTGCTGGGTTTCATTGCTGTGTTTTCTATCCTGTCCTTCGTGCTTTACGCCGCCTTGATCTATCGGGTGGATAACGTGGCCAACGGCCGTCAGGACAGCTTTATGGAGGCGATCAGTGTAGGCTTCGGGAAATTTCCGGCCATGTTTTTGGCTTTGATTCTGTACGTGCTTGCGGTAATGCTGGGTACCCTCTTGTTGATAATACCAGGCTTGATCTTGATGCTGTCGCTGGCGTTTTATCTTTACTTTATCGTGATCGATTCCTACGGCGGCTATTCCGCCTTGAGGGCTAGCCATTCGCTGGTTTGGGGGCATTGGTGGCGCACCATGGCGATATTTACCGTGCCTATGGCCATCTGGATGGCCGTCCTGTTTACCTTGGGTTTTCTGCTTGCCTTACTGGTACCGGGCAACCCGGTTTTGATGCAGGTTTTGATGAATGTCCTGTCGGTTTTTTTTACACCCTATTTTTTCACATTAGGCTATGTGTTGTTCAACGACCTGAAATTGCGTAAATCGGGTAGCGATCTGGCATCGCGTCTTGCCCGCTAA
- a CDS encoding DUF4129 domain-containing protein has translation MRFPVLWLLACLAMPAQAGDKNLQACLSLAEQRIDRALNLSQDCPLLYDELKNQGLLNSVEPPLTAEVSVAQLVFLADSRLNMRPTGLIDRDGLEGLLADILTAETGDPESAWWQAVLEWLDSLQPAEYEAEYQWLMHWLKGMKPSERTALMLLYGSILLLSAASAWLVLREFYQAGFFRNLYGRQRPVLQAATRPQTSRPALLHPFGDLPPQLQMAALLAQLVQTLAERRLIPLDPSLTHRQLLADLGRQPGLPNRELAHLVYRAEPVLFGNRTLDSDALGQYRLEVQALLDKLVS, from the coding sequence ATGCGGTTTCCGGTTTTATGGTTGCTAGCCTGTCTGGCAATGCCGGCTCAAGCTGGCGACAAAAACCTGCAAGCTTGCCTGAGTCTGGCGGAACAGCGGATCGATCGAGCGCTGAATTTATCGCAAGACTGCCCGCTGCTGTATGACGAGTTGAAAAATCAAGGCCTGTTGAACAGTGTCGAGCCGCCGTTAACAGCGGAGGTTAGTGTTGCGCAATTGGTGTTTTTGGCTGACAGCCGGCTCAACATGCGTCCAACCGGCCTTATCGATCGAGACGGCTTGGAGGGGCTGTTGGCCGATATTTTAACCGCCGAAACCGGCGACCCGGAGTCGGCATGGTGGCAAGCCGTGCTGGAATGGCTGGATAGTCTGCAACCGGCCGAATACGAGGCCGAATATCAATGGCTGATGCACTGGTTGAAGGGCATGAAACCCTCCGAACGCACAGCGCTGATGCTGCTCTACGGTTCAATACTGCTATTGTCGGCTGCCTCCGCTTGGCTGGTGCTGCGCGAGTTCTATCAAGCCGGTTTTTTCCGCAACCTATACGGCCGGCAGCGGCCGGTGCTACAGGCCGCCACGCGGCCGCAAACCTCCCGGCCAGCTCTGCTACACCCATTTGGTGATTTGCCGCCCCAACTACAAATGGCCGCTTTGCTGGCGCAACTGGTGCAAACACTGGCCGAACGCCGGTTGATTCCCCTCGATCCTAGCCTGACCCATCGCCAGCTTCTGGCGGATTTAGGCCGTCAACCGGGCCTACCGAATCGGGAATTGGCTCATCTGGTTTACCGGGCCGAGCCGGTGTTGTTCGGCAATCGCACGCTTGATTCGGATGCGCTGGGCCAATATCGGCTCGAAGTGCAAGCCCTATTGGACAAACTGGTTTCATGA
- a CDS encoding DUF4350 domain-containing protein, with amino-acid sequence MKERFMTLLTALAALALVIFLFSPPRSQQKPVSLPTSEDRGPDGLKGLYSWLGREGLAVVSFRKRFTDLRTERGLPEQGNVLIVSMPAPTEIRGTEWSALSSWLDQGNTLIVLGAVYQHPAWVAAGDCFCDIQEFLSWYDWTLEAETDKSQAAAADVEAGKTLRGTIEALQAGVKEAVPQPNQLLAQSGHPLLQGVRTLDTQTRADLLKQPWTLSAGGKHSLALRLLGLAEGNLASAWQLNAGSGRIVLLLTPDLFSNSRLGRADNARFIGNLLDQSLAPDGRLLFDDYHFGLSELYDPEHFFKDERLHNTLACLGIFWLLYLIGYTTRLAPVRPPIIQLSSRDFIQVTAEFFARRLTKAVLAEALVKHLLADIHHRRRLRDEAEVWHWLAQHGRVTGEQLRLLKKALNGQRISLFRLSNTITYIRTVTL; translated from the coding sequence ATGAAAGAACGGTTTATGACGTTGCTGACCGCCTTGGCGGCTCTGGCGCTGGTGATATTTTTGTTTTCGCCGCCTAGGAGCCAACAAAAGCCGGTGTCGCTACCGACCAGCGAAGATCGCGGCCCCGACGGACTTAAAGGGCTTTATAGCTGGCTAGGCCGCGAAGGTCTTGCGGTGGTCAGTTTCCGCAAACGCTTTACCGACCTGCGGACTGAGCGCGGTCTCCCGGAACAGGGTAATGTGCTGATCGTCAGCATGCCCGCGCCAACAGAAATCAGGGGCACGGAATGGTCGGCCTTGTCGAGTTGGCTGGATCAAGGCAACACGCTGATCGTTCTGGGCGCGGTTTATCAGCATCCCGCTTGGGTCGCGGCCGGCGATTGCTTTTGCGATATTCAGGAGTTTTTATCCTGGTACGATTGGACCCTAGAGGCTGAAACCGACAAGTCTCAAGCTGCCGCTGCAGATGTAGAGGCGGGCAAAACCCTGCGGGGAACGATAGAAGCCTTGCAAGCCGGCGTGAAAGAAGCTGTTCCGCAACCTAATCAATTACTTGCCCAATCCGGGCACCCGTTGTTGCAGGGTGTTCGAACCCTTGATACTCAAACTAGGGCGGATCTGTTAAAACAGCCTTGGACATTGAGCGCCGGCGGCAAGCACAGCTTGGCCTTGCGCTTGCTGGGTCTGGCCGAGGGCAATCTCGCCAGCGCTTGGCAGTTGAATGCCGGTTCGGGTCGGATAGTGCTGCTGTTGACGCCCGACCTATTCAGCAATAGTCGGCTGGGCCGGGCCGATAACGCGCGGTTTATCGGTAATCTACTCGACCAGTCCCTGGCGCCGGATGGGCGGTTGCTGTTCGACGACTATCATTTTGGTTTATCGGAACTTTACGATCCGGAACATTTTTTTAAGGACGAACGCTTGCATAATACCTTGGCCTGCCTGGGTATATTCTGGTTACTTTATCTGATTGGTTATACCACGCGTTTGGCGCCGGTCAGGCCGCCTATCATCCAATTGTCCAGCCGTGATTTCATTCAAGTGACGGCCGAATTCTTCGCTCGCCGGCTGACAAAAGCCGTATTGGCCGAAGCCTTGGTCAAACATCTGCTGGCGGATATTCATCATCGGCGCCGGTTGCGGGATGAGGCGGAAGTCTGGCATTGGCTGGCACAGCATGGCCGGGTGACCGGCGAACAACTTAGGTTGCTGAAAAAAGCGCTGAACGGGCAACGCATTTCGCTATTTCGTTTATCCAACACTATCACTTACATCAGGACAGTCACCTTATGA
- a CDS encoding AAA family ATPase: protein MEQVLHGLAIARIADGHVLLEGAPGLGKTLLAKALAQMLGGSFGRIQGTADLMPSDITGLHIFNAERNRFEFVPGPLFNDVVMVDEINRAGPKTQSALLQAMEEKLVTLDRQTYPLADNFFLIAAQNPFDFEGVYPLLESQLDRFLVRLDLAYPEMDMELAVLNHYDKPGGGHGAALRQIRALPDNLLQQAREQAAAVHVEECLYRYTILLAEASRHHPRVSLGLSTRGALSIMRCARVEAALDGRDYLIPDDIKAAAPLVVGHRLLLTSEALLEGFSAVQIYREIESQVVVPRSPETV from the coding sequence ATGGAGCAGGTACTCCACGGACTGGCCATCGCCCGAATCGCCGATGGGCATGTGCTGCTGGAAGGGGCACCGGGTTTGGGGAAAACCCTATTGGCAAAAGCCCTGGCGCAGATGCTGGGCGGCAGTTTCGGACGCATCCAGGGCACCGCCGACCTGATGCCGTCGGACATTACCGGCCTGCATATTTTTAATGCCGAGCGTAACCGCTTCGAATTCGTACCGGGGCCGTTATTCAATGACGTGGTGATGGTCGATGAAATCAATCGCGCCGGCCCCAAAACCCAATCGGCATTGTTGCAGGCGATGGAGGAAAAACTGGTCACCTTGGATCGGCAAACCTATCCGCTGGCGGACAATTTTTTTCTGATAGCCGCCCAAAATCCGTTCGATTTCGAAGGGGTCTATCCCTTGCTGGAGTCGCAATTGGACCGGTTTTTAGTCCGCCTGGACCTGGCTTATCCCGAAATGGACATGGAACTGGCTGTACTTAATCATTACGACAAACCGGGCGGCGGACACGGAGCGGCGCTGCGGCAAATTCGGGCGCTGCCGGATAATCTGTTGCAACAGGCGCGCGAGCAGGCGGCGGCCGTGCATGTCGAAGAGTGTTTATACCGTTACACGATATTGCTGGCCGAAGCCAGCCGCCATCATCCGCGCGTCAGTTTGGGCTTGTCGACGCGCGGCGCGCTTTCCATCATGCGTTGCGCTCGAGTCGAAGCGGCGCTGGATGGCCGTGATTACCTGATCCCCGACGATATAAAAGCGGCTGCGCCGCTAGTGGTCGGACATCGTCTATTGCTGACTTCGGAGGCGTTATTGGAAGGCTTTTCCGCCGTGCAGATCTACCGGGAAATCGAAAGTCAGGTTGTTGTTCCCAGGTCGCCGGAAACGGTCTAA